A stretch of the Gossypium hirsutum isolate 1008001.06 chromosome D07, Gossypium_hirsutum_v2.1, whole genome shotgun sequence genome encodes the following:
- the LOC107961747 gene encoding serine/threonine-protein kinase D6PK gives MHPTEHKFSHNISPFYLFPFICILIVTVMGPNTKPDPSIIPFKYQMHFLFHPSLSFFSLSMEPFLDDLADDLQSLSFTSTSTATINRSTSSGSASNSGSSSLAPSAHGSFSSKTTRSGSLSLADLRFSIRLGSGDIGSVYLAELKSQPPPPDTNAANANNNNNKGSKSGVVFAAKVMDKKELASRSKEGRARTEMEILELLDHPFLPSLYAVIDSPKWFCLLTEFCPGGDLHVLRQRQPLKRFPDSAVRFYASEVVVALEYLHMMGIVYRDLKPENVLVRSDGHIMLTDFDLSLKCDESTSTPHIVSDQKPPVPGLRTDYPKDHPPFTSSSCIIPNCIVPAVSCFHPKRKRKKKSAHRGGPEFVAEPIDVRSMSFVGTHEYLAPEIVSGEGHGSPVDWWTLGIFMYELFYGVTPFKGVDHELTLANIVARALEFPKEPMIPAAAKDLISQLLVKDPPRRLGSTMGASAIKHHPFFQGVNWALLRCTTPPYVPPPFSKEVVSDESCPETPVEYY, from the exons ATGCACCCAACAGAACATAAATTCAGCCATAATATCAGTCCCTTTTATTTGTTTCcttttatatgtatattaattGTCACGGTTATGGGCCCGAACACCAAACCCGATCCATCCATCATCCCCTTCAAATATCAAATGCACTTTCTCTTTCACccatctctctcttttttctcctTATCAATGGAGCCGTTTCTCGACGACTTAGCCGACGATCTACAGAGCTTAAGCTTCACCTCCACTTCCACTGCTACAATTAACCGCAGCACCAGCTCAGGGTCTGCCTCCAACTCCGGCTCTTCCTCTCTTGCTCCCTCGGCTCACGGCTCCTTCTCTTCCAAAACCACCCGTTCCGGCTCCCTCTCCCTAGCCGACCTCCGCTTCTCCATCCGCCTCGGCTCCGGCGATATAGGCTCCGTCTACTTAGCCGAACTCAAGTCTCAACCCCCGCCTCCCGACACCAATGCCGCCAAtgctaacaacaacaacaacaaaggcAGTAAAAGCGGTGTCGTTTTTGCAGCCAAAGTGATGGACAAGAAAGAGCTAGCGTCGAGGAGTAAAGAAGGGAGAGCTAGGACCGAGATGGAAATACTCGAATTGTTAGACCATCCATTTTTACCTTCGCTTTACGCCGTTATCGATTCCCCTAAATGGTTCTGTCTGTTGACGGAGTTTTGTCCAGGCGGCGACCTTCATGTCCTCCGTCAACGTCAACCTCTCAAACGTTTCCCCGATTCCGCCGTCAG GTTCTATGCATCGGAGGTGGTGGTGGCTTTAGAGTACCTCCATATGATGGGGATTGTTTACCGTGATCTAAAGCCTGAAAACGTGTTGGTTCGATCAGATGGTCACATTATGCTCACGGATTTCGACCTTTCATTGAAATGCGATGAGTCCACATCAACGCCCCACATTGTTTCCGATCAAAAACCGCCGGTACCAGGTCTGCGGACTGACTATCCTAAAGATCATCCTCCTTTCACATCGTCTTCTTGTATCATTCCAAATTGTATTGTACCTGCTGTTTCATGTTTCCACCCAAAACGCAAACGCAAAAAGAAGTCTGCCCATCGTGGTGGGCCTGAGTTTGTGGCTGAGCCCATTGATGTCCGGTCCATGTCTTTTGTAGGGACACATGAATATTTGGCACCGGAAATTGTGTCCGGTGAGGGCCATGGTAGCCCTGTGGATTGGTGGACATTGGGGATCTTTATGTATGAACTGTTTTATGGGGTAACACCGTTCAAGGGCGTGGACCATGAGCTAACCTTAGCCAACATTGTGGCTCGAGCCCTTGAGTTCCCTAAAGAACCCATGATTCCAGCAGCGGCTAAAGATCTTATTTCCCAGCTGTTGGTGAAGGATCCTCCAAGGCGTTTAGGGTCCACAATGGGTGCATCAGCCATCAAGCACCACCCATTCTTCCAAGGGGTCAATTGGGCATTGCTAAGATGCACGACCCCACCATATGTACCTCCACCTTTTAGTAAAGAAGTTGTATCAGATGAAAGCTGTCCAGAGACCCCAGTAGAGTATTATTAG